A region from the Aegilops tauschii subsp. strangulata cultivar AL8/78 chromosome 5, Aet v6.0, whole genome shotgun sequence genome encodes:
- the LOC109771541 gene encoding uncharacterized protein encodes MARKGSQSKSGPNLASPNRQNTTNGDILNTPERDPVHGEDPSSHLQGKSNGSGGNTGQKTKSNKKNNKSNGTSFGKSDDITSHKQQPEDISTDMQNSEEPGPPFSSTRPRRDGKKSSRRGFGKNSSVEQTPLRILTEQVKEKTRHVTSMAASLFRTSMMYVMEESKVLVEKNRPAITAFMAMAEKGRAYALGKMEYVYPIARAWMFSAGKLMLLLLTVWLDCNIRGFDSLLRLGTNSLIAILWCSMLSIFAMIGIKKMLMFMVIAASVVAFIGIGFAVLLVAVLAVVILWLYGSFWTTSTVVIIGGASFLLKHERFALLVTCLYSMYCARSYIGWLGLLLSLNLSFFSTDVLVQFLKKNVDNENGSSRNSDQNSDRSSNFFGEFQQSSKDSSSHSGYTQQSNRGPGDPSTSGAEELTSEDEVARLLNCADHYSAFGFRPYEIIDVSVLKREYKKKAMLVHPDKNMGNDKAADAFKKLQNAYEVLLDSVKRKTYDDELRREELLNYFRRFQGASQKKGGHGTFQQGFSPSEGVDEGPSALSRRIACKKCGDFHLWIYTGRPKLQGRWCQDCKEFHQAKDGDGWVEQSFQPVLFGMLHKPDLPRAFVCAESSIFDVTEWFSCQGMRCPPNTHKPTFHVNASLAKQGSGKGSTSGPRGGVPNMDAGVDEEFFEWLQNAMQSGMFEGQGDPPSPGSGSHAKSGGGGGGGGGGGSSNRKKRKGKKQW; translated from the exons ATGGCGCGAAAAGGAAGTCAAAGTAAAAGTGGTCCGAATCTCGCTTCACCTAATCGGCAAAATACAACTAATGGTGATATACTAAATACACCAGAAAGAGATCCAGTGCATGGTGAAGATCCAAGTTCACATCTTCAAGGTAAATCAAATGGTTCTGGAGGGAACACTGGCCAGAAAACAAAAAGCAACAAGAAGAATAACAAAAGCAATGGCACCTCCTTTGGTAAATCTGATGACATAACTTCACATAAACAACAACCAGAAGATATCAGTACTGATATGCAAAATTCAGAAGAACCTGGGCCACCTTTCAGCAGTACCAGACCAAGAAGAGATGGCAAGAAATCCTCACGGCGTGGCTTTGGTAAAAACTCATCAGTAGAACAAACTCCATTGCGTATTTTGACAGAGCAAGTCAAAGAGAAGACCAGGCATGTTACTTCCATGGCTGCATCCCTTTTTAGAACCTCGATGATGTATGTGATGGAAGAAAGCAAAGTATTGGTTGAGAAAAATAGGCCAGCTATCACAGCTTTCATGGCAATGGCAGAAAAAGGGCGTGCCTATGCCCTCGGCAAAATGGAGTATGTTTATCCTATTGCTCGGGCCTGGATGTTTAGTGCTGGAAAGCTGATGTTGCTCTTGTTGACTGTTTGGTTAGACTGCAACATAAGGGGCTTCGATTCTCTGCTTCGTCTGGGGACAAATTCCCTTATTGCAATACTTTGGTGCAGCATGTTGTCAATTTTTGCAATGATTGGGATAAAGAAAATGCTCATGTTCATG GTGATTGCTGCTTCTGTGGTTGCCTTTATTGGTATTGGTTTTGCTGTCCTGCTTGTCGCGGTGCTTGCAGTGGTGATTTTATGGCTGTATGGAAGCTTTTGGACAACAAGCACTGTAGTAATTATTGGAG GTGCTTCCTTTTTGTTGAAGCATGAACGATTTGCTCTGCTTGTCACCTGCCTATATTCAATGTATTGTGCAAGAAGCTACATTGGATGGCTTGGATTACTTTTGAGCCTGAATTTGTCTTTCTTTTCAACTGACGTTCTAGTCCAGTTCCTGAAGAAAAATGTAGACAATGAAAATGGTTCTTCAAGGAACTCTGATCAAAATTCAGACAGATCAAGCAATTTCTTTGGGGAATTtcagcaatcatcaaaagacagCAGCTCACATTCTGGATATACTCAACAATCTAATCGTGGCCCTGGTGATCCGTCAACAAGTGGAGCTGAGGAGTTAACCTCTGAAGATGAAGTGGCACGTTTATTGAATTGCGCCGATCACTATTCAGCATTTGGATTTCGCCCGTATGAAATCATAGATGTGTCAGTACTCAAGAGAGAATACAAGAAAAAG GCTATGTTAGTCCATCCTGATAAGAATATGGGCAATGATAAAGCTGCTGATGCATTTAAAAAGCTTCAAAACGCATATGAG GTTCTTCTTGATTCAGTGAAACGAAAGACATATGACGATGAGTTAAGGAGGGAGGAGCTACTGAACTACTTCAGGCGGTTCCAGGGTGCTTCTCAAAAG AAAGGAGGACATGGTACATTTCAACAAGGGTTTAGCCCCTCTGAAGGTGTTGATGAAGGACCTTCTGCTCTATCAAGAAGAATAGCCTGCAAGAAATGTGGCGATTTCCATCTGTGGATCTATACAGGAAGACCTAAGTTGCAGGGCAGATGGTGTCAG GATTGTAAAGAGTTTCATCAGGCTAAAGATGGTGATGGATGGGTTGAGCAGTCATTTCAACCGGTCCTATTTGGGATGCTGCACAAG CCCGACCTGCCTCGTGCATTTGTTTGTGCTGAAAGCAGCATTTTTGATGTCACCGAGTGGTTCAGCTGTCAG GGAATGAGATGTCCACCGAACACCCACAAGCCGACCTTCCACGTGAATGCCAGTTTGGCAAAGCAAGGTAGTGGCAAAGGGAGCACGTCAGGGCCGAGGGGTGGAGTCCCAAACATGGATGCAGGAGTCGATGAGGAGTTCTTTGAGTGGCTGCAGAACGCTATGCAGTCTGGCATGTTTGAAGGGCAAGGCGACCCCCCTTCTCCGGGCAGCGGAAGCCATGCAAagagtggtggtggtggtggtggtggcggcggcggtggtagTAGTAACAGGAAAAAGAGGAAGGGCAAGAAGCAATGGTAA